Genomic segment of Leifsonia sp. Root1293:
ATCCTCACCACTGTGCGCGAGCGCGTGAAGTTCTGCAGCATCTGCGGCAACATCTCCGAGCAGGACACCTGCACGATCTGCCGCGACCCGCGCCGCGATCCGGCTCTCATCTGCGTGGTCGAGGAGGCGAAGGATGTCGTCGCGATCGAGCGCACCCGGGAGTTCCGCGGTCTGTACCACGTGCTCGGCGGTGCCATCAGCCCCATCGACGGCATCGGACCCGACGACCTCAGCATCCGTCAGCTCATGCAGCGCCTCGCCGACGGCACCGTGCAGGAGGTCATCATCGCCACCGACCC
This window contains:
- the recR gene encoding recombination mediator RecR, whose protein sequence is MYEGIVQDLIDELGRLPGIGPKSAQRIAFHILQTQSFDVARLAEILTTVRERVKFCSICGNISEQDTCTICRDPRRDPALICVVEEAKDVVAIERTREFRGLYHVLGGAISPIDGIGPDDLSIRQLMQRLADGTVQEVIIATDPNLEGEATATYLSRLLTTLEIRVTRLASGLPVGGDLEYADEVTLGRAFEGRRSVS